Proteins co-encoded in one Cucurbita pepo subsp. pepo cultivar mu-cu-16 chromosome LG15, ASM280686v2, whole genome shotgun sequence genomic window:
- the LOC111811206 gene encoding transcription factor bHLH160, which produces MAVTPWESYYTLTDENNGEEQTLLPKGGEALCGEIGGSMGEVAALLGLEEDIYGGLGRENAAFPPAMNANIEPSNAKKEEHNARERQRRMELSQLYFSLRSLLPNARRSKKRWSSTTIIDKVVDYIPTLQKEIENMKEKKQKMIKEKGKSNERVLVDEKEGLENDNLSVLVHQVCKGEVIIQICINQRNNMIKFSNLIQKAEEEGLRIIGASTVCVSPHHPTLTSHLHFQMDRSVEEGDDYKSILRKRVISWLC; this is translated from the exons ATGGCTGTGACACCATGGGAGAGTTATTATACATTGACCGATGAAAACAATGGGGAAGAACAAACCCTATTGCCAAAAGGTGGCGAAGCATTGTGTGGTGAGATTGGTGGGTCTATGGGGGAAGTTGCAGCATTATTGGGTTTGGAGGAAGACATTTATGGAGGTTTAGGGAGAGAAAATGCAGCATTTCCACCAGCCATGAATGCCAATATTGAACCCTCTAATGCtaagaaagaagaacataATGCTAGAGAAAGACAAAGGAGGATGGAGCTTTCTCAATTGTACTTTTCCCTTCGATCCTTGCTTCCTAATGCTCGACGATCCAAG AAGAGGTGGAGCTCGACGACCATAATCGACAAAGTTGTAGATTACATTCCCACACTACAAAAGGAGATTGAAAatatgaaggaaaagaagcaaaaaatgataaaagagaaaggaaagagtaaTGAAAGAGTATTAGTGGATGAAAAGGAAGGGTtagaaaatgataatctaAGTGTTTTGGTGCATCAAGTTTGCAAAGGAGAAGTGATCATCCAAATATGCATAAACCAAAGAAACAATATGATTAAGTTCTcaaatttgattcaaaagGCTGAAGAAGAAGGCCTTCGGATCATTGGGGCTTCCACAGTTTGTGTTTCTCCTCATCATCCAACCCTCACCTCCCATTTGCATTTTCAG ATGGATAGAAGTGTGGAAGAAGGTGATGATTATAAATCaatattaagaaaaagggTAATCTCTTGGTTATGTTGA